A genome region from Euphorbia lathyris chromosome 4, ddEupLath1.1, whole genome shotgun sequence includes the following:
- the LOC136226238 gene encoding putative disease resistance protein RGA3 isoform X2 produces MENRQVKNWLGMLSEAMYDADDLLDEFSTEALRQQVMGGSKTTKKVRLFFSGSNQFAFGIKMGHKIKALRERLDGIAAEKNKFHLEERVFVVKGRDQTHSSPPEVVIGRQVEKEAIVELLLSSDYQENVSVVPIVGIGGLGKTTLAQLVYNDDNVKNHFELRMWVCVSHDFDVQLLVKKILESATGEVPQNTQMDPLKDLLHEKINGRKYLLVLDDVWNENSDEWSRLKDLLAGGARGSKIVITTRARSVAEMSQPIDIHELRGLSEDEAWSLFKQMAFKHGQVSNPSLEAIGREIVAKCCGVPLAIRAIGGMMFSKDSEPEWLRFKTKELSKIAVYENDILPILKLSYNHLSSHCKNCFAYCSLYPEDYKIPVEDLIQQWKAQGYIKSTDPNESLQDVGFECFMDLFRLSFFQDVKRDGFGNIKYCKMHDLMHDLAVSVAGDNFSASDYGITSIKDKARHMSFQVDSNSILQGFSPLWKAKKLRTVLPLKKFPIEEEELDAMFCNLRCFRVLKISLSEIIKLPSSIYKLKHLRYLDLTCCFNIEKLPYSVTDLQNLQVLKLSWCTSLKKLPDNITKLVNLTDLDNYKCHGLTHMPRGIGQLTRLEKLPKFVIAKDNSISKHHGGLDELHALNNLRGSLEIEYLKDVKNVAFEFKEANLNAKEHLQELTLNWNNNNDNNCSANDVANDEMGLEALRPHQNLKRLSLSGYRGVKPPSWLPSITNLVSIYIRRCRSIQWLPPFDQLPYLKSLRIDGSTNLEHIDVAVNFENGGSSSFFPSLTDLTLEDCPNLKRFVRCKTDIGTKPSSISMEELPCFPYLSDLKIGSCANLTYMPLFPGIKKLELRDGGIKSLMEVLKMTTTSASQSTFSSFSTLAQLEHLLIYDLENYPFDELLQYLHSLQKLEFYDCHCKSLSSDEEDDGMAWQSLKVLHSIEFRDMHNLVSLPKELQYVTTLQQLHISGCDRLTSIPEWMGDLVALQDLSIVYCPELSERCKNNTTEDWPKICHIPNISIDHQSIQRNGCYLL; encoded by the coding sequence ATGGAGAATCGTCAAGTCAAAAATTGGCTTGGAATGCTGAGTGAAGCCATGTATGATGCCGATGACTTGCTTGATGAGTTTTCAACAGAGGCCTTGCGTCAACAAGTTATGGGTGGTTCTAAAACAACAAAAAAGGTGCGTCTTTTCTTTTCAGGTTCCAACCAGTTCGCTTTTGGTATCAAAATGGGTCATAAGATTAAGGCCCTTAGAGAGAGATTAGATGGAATTGCTGCTGAAAAGAATAAATTTCATTTAGAGGAGAGGGTTTTTGTAGTTAAGGGCAGGGACCAAACTCACTCCTCTCCACCTGAAGTTGTTATTGGTAGACAGGTTGAAAAGGAGGCAATTGTAGAGCTTTTACTCTCTTCTGATTATCAAGAGAACGTGTCTGTTGTTCCCATTGTTGGTATTGGAGGCTTGGGAAAGACTACGCTTGCTCAACTGGTATATAATGATGACAATGTCAAAAACCATTTTGAGCTGAGGATGTGGGTCTGTGTGTCTCATGATTTTGATGTGCAGTTACTGGTGAAAAAAATTTTAGAATCTGCAACTGGAGAGGTACCTCAAAACACCCAGATGGATCCATTAAAAGATCTCCTCCATGAAAAGATAAATGGGAGAAAGTATCTGCTTGTGTTGGATGATGTGTGGAATGAGAATTCAGATGAGTGGTCGAGGTTAAAAGACTTGTTAGCAGGTGGTGCAAGAGGAAGTAAGATTGTAATCACTACACGAGCCAGATCGGTTGCAGAGATGAGTCAGCCAATCGATATACATGAATTAAGAGGTCTATCTGAAGATGAGGCCTGGTCGTTGTTCAAACAGATGGCATTCAAGCATGGGCAAGTGTCGAATCCGAGCCTTGAAGCTATTGGAAGGGAAATTGTAGCCAAGTGTTGTGGAGTTCCTTTAGCCATAAGAGCAATAGGAGGTATGATGTTCTCTAAAGATTCGGAGCCTGAATGGCTAAGGTTCAAAACTAAAGAACTCTCCAAGATAGCTGTGTACGAGAATGATATTTTACCAATTCTTAAGTTGAGCTACAACCATCTTTCTTCCCATTGTAAGAATTGCTTTGCTTATTGTAGCTTGTATCCTGAAGACTATAAAATTCCCGTAGAAGATCTGATACAACAATGGAAGGCACAAGGGTATATCAAGTCAACAGATCCAAACGAGTCTCTTCAAGATGTAGGCTTTGAATGTTTCATGGATCTTTTTCGGTTGTCGTTCTTTCAAGATGTTAAAAGGGATGGTTTTGGTAACATTAAATATTGCAAAATGCATGATTTAATGCATGATTTGGCCGTTTCAGTTGCTGGGGACAATTTCTCTGCATCAGATTATGGAATAACAAGTATTAAAGACAAAGCTCGACATATGTCATTTCAGGTTGATTCAAACTCTATTTTGCAAGGTTTTTCTCCATTGTGGAAGGCAAAAAAGTTAAGAACGGTATTACCGTTGAAGAAATTTCCcatcgaagaagaagaactcgATGCCATGTTTTGTAATTTGAGATGTTTTAGGGTGCTTAAAATATCTCTCTCCGAAATTATTAAACTGCCAAGTTCCATTTATAAATTGAAGCATCTAAGATATCTTGATCTTACCTGCTGTTTCAATATTGAGAAACTTCCATATTCAGTCACCGATTTACAGAACTTACAAGTGTTGAAATTAAGTTGGTGTACTAGTCTCAAGAAACTGCCGGATAATATCACAAAGTTGGTCAATCTTACAGATCTTGATAATTACAAGTGTCATGGGTTAACTCATATGCCGCGGGGTATTGGGCAACTGACACGACTTGAGAAATTACCTAAATTTGTAATAGCCAAGGATAATTCTATCTCCAAGCATCACGGTGGGCTTGATGAATTACATGCATTGAACAACTTGAGAGGTTCATTGGAAATCGAGTATTTGAAAGAcgtgaaaaatgttgcatttgaaTTTAAGGAAGCTAATTTGAATGCGAAGGAACACCTTCAAGAATTGACATTAAACTGGAACAACAATAATGACAACAATTGCAGTGCGAATGATGTTGCTAATGATGAAATGGGATTGGAAGCTCTACGCCCACaccaaaatttgaaaagattgtCTTTGTCGGGTTATAGAGGAGTGAAGCCTCCAAGCTGGCTACCATCTATCACTAATTTGGTGTCCATTTATATTAGGCGTTGCAGAAGCATACAGTGGCTCCCACCATTTGATCAGCTCCCTTATCTTAAAAGTTTACGGATTGATGGTTCAACTAACCTGGAGCATATAGATGTTGCTGTCAATTTTGAAAACGGAGGATCTTCGTCGTTCTTTCCTTCCCTAACAGATCTTACTCTTGAAGACTGCCCCAATCTGAAGAGATTTGTGAGATGCAAGACTGATATTGGAACGAAACCATCATCGATATCAATGGAAGAGCTGCCCTGCTTTCCTTATCTTTCTGATTTGAAAATTGGAAGTTGTGCTAACTTGACTTACATGCCACTTTTTCCGGGGATTAAAAAATTGGAATTGAGGGACGGTGGAATAAAATCCCTGATGGAAGTACTGAAGATGACGACAACTTCGGCATCACAATCcaccttttcatctttctctaCTCTCGCTCAATTGGAGCATCTTTTAATCTATGATCTGGAAAATTATCCATTTGATGAGTTGCTACAGTACCTTCATTCTCTTCAAAAGCTTGAGTTTTATGATTGCCATTGCAAAAGTCTGTCTAGTGATGAGGAGGATGATGGCATGGCGTGGCAAAGCCTTAAAGTCCTCCATTCCATTGAATTTAGAGACATGCATAACTTGGTTTCTCTACCAAAGGAGCTTCAATACGTTACCACTCTGCAACAGCTGCATATATCTGGGTGTGATCGTTTGACCTCTATACCAGAGTGGATGGGCGACCTCGTTGCATTACAAGATTTGTCTATCGTTTATTGTCCCGAACTATCAGAAAGATGTAAGAACAACACAACTGAGGATTGGCCTAAGATTTGTCACATTCCAAATATTTCCATTGACCATCAAAGTATTCAGAGGAATGGCTGCTATCTGCTCTGA
- the LOC136226239 gene encoding trigger factor-like protein TIG, Chloroplastic, producing MVEVDIPRSFFEEQGRQLYGSQLLQIQANMKLSEQQLASLSSPKAVNEFLEHQNENIAKVIKQKLAVGDIFKPENLQFSTEELVKEVENSIAEFKRHKQEYDEDNVKEHQTTVDCCGLWLASLELVVVFKLIWSMPRIGSAISTSNQPSRLSEDQSQ from the exons ATGGTGGAGGTTGATATTCCTAGATCCTTCTTTGAGGAACAAGGTAGGCAGCTTTATGGGTCCCAACTCCTCCAAATACAG GCAAACATGAAACTAAGTGAGCAGCAGTTAGCTTCTCTATCTAGTCCAAAGGCAGTTAATGAGTTCCTAGAACACCAAAATGAGAACATAGCAAAGGTGATAAAACAAAAGCTGGCAGTTGGAGATATATTTAAACCTGAAAATTTACAG TTTTCAACTGAGGAGCTTGTCAAAGAAGTGGAGAACTCAATTGCCGAATTCAAACGTCACAAACAAGAATATGACGAGGACAATGTGAAAGAACACCAG ACGACAGTTGATTGCTGTGGGCTGTGGCTAGCATCGTTAGAGCTTGTGGTGGTTTTCAAACTAATCTG GTCAATGCCTCGAATAGGTTCAGCAATATCAACTTCAAATCAACCGTCTCGTCTTTCTGAAGACCAATCTCA GTGA
- the LOC136227146 gene encoding protein disulfide-isomerase SCO2, whose translation MLPINPTSLFFPSTPPPLLSLPSTTTTTTSHRYYAAGDLRIGHTFPRLFQLTSSAADAAGSIRIGQESEGNSPSPSSSVGDSGRSSGIRVNAKDKKWSRPRESYLTDNEDALPLPMTYPDTKPVSPAEIDKRLSCDAEIQDCRVMVYEWTGKCNSCQGSGYVSYYNKRGKETLCKCIPCHGIGYVQKLTARKDIDVMEDLDNG comes from the exons ATGCTACCAATTAACCCTACCTCTCTCTTCTTCCCTTCTACGCCACCTCCCCTTCTATCTCTCCcttccaccaccaccaccaccacctctcACCGGTATTACGCTGCCGGCGACCTTCGAATAGGCCACACATTTCCCCGGCTGTTCCAATTAACATCATCCGCTGCAGACGCCGCCGGAAGCATCCGAATTGGGCAGGAATCGGAGGGAAATTCGCCGTCTCCGTCCTCCTCTGTTGGTGATAGTGGCAGAAGCAGCGGGATTAGGGTGAATGCTAAAGATAAGAAATGGTCTAGACCTAGAGAGAGCTATTTGACTGATAATGAAGATGCCCTTCCTCTTCCTATGACTTATCCAGATACTAAACCTGTTTCTCCGGCGGAAATTGATAAACGGCTTAGCTGTGATGCTGAAATTCAG GATTGTAGGGTGATGGTTTATGAATGGACTGGGAAGTGCAATAGTTGTCAAGGCTCTGGATATGTTAGCTACTATAATAAAAGAGGAAAGGAGACTCTCTGCAAATGCATACCTTGCCATGGAATTG GATACGTGCAGAAGCTAACAGCTCGAAAGGACATTGATGTAATGGAGGATCTGGATAATGGATAG
- the LOC136226238 gene encoding putative disease resistance protein RGA3 isoform X1 has translation MAELILSDIAVGLISKLGSLVLNEIGLWWGLKDELHKLERTVSTIESVLLDAEEKSMENRQVKNWLGMLSEAMYDADDLLDEFSTEALRQQVMGGSKTTKKVRLFFSGSNQFAFGIKMGHKIKALRERLDGIAAEKNKFHLEERVFVVKGRDQTHSSPPEVVIGRQVEKEAIVELLLSSDYQENVSVVPIVGIGGLGKTTLAQLVYNDDNVKNHFELRMWVCVSHDFDVQLLVKKILESATGEVPQNTQMDPLKDLLHEKINGRKYLLVLDDVWNENSDEWSRLKDLLAGGARGSKIVITTRARSVAEMSQPIDIHELRGLSEDEAWSLFKQMAFKHGQVSNPSLEAIGREIVAKCCGVPLAIRAIGGMMFSKDSEPEWLRFKTKELSKIAVYENDILPILKLSYNHLSSHCKNCFAYCSLYPEDYKIPVEDLIQQWKAQGYIKSTDPNESLQDVGFECFMDLFRLSFFQDVKRDGFGNIKYCKMHDLMHDLAVSVAGDNFSASDYGITSIKDKARHMSFQVDSNSILQGFSPLWKAKKLRTVLPLKKFPIEEEELDAMFCNLRCFRVLKISLSEIIKLPSSIYKLKHLRYLDLTCCFNIEKLPYSVTDLQNLQVLKLSWCTSLKKLPDNITKLVNLTDLDNYKCHGLTHMPRGIGQLTRLEKLPKFVIAKDNSISKHHGGLDELHALNNLRGSLEIEYLKDVKNVAFEFKEANLNAKEHLQELTLNWNNNNDNNCSANDVANDEMGLEALRPHQNLKRLSLSGYRGVKPPSWLPSITNLVSIYIRRCRSIQWLPPFDQLPYLKSLRIDGSTNLEHIDVAVNFENGGSSSFFPSLTDLTLEDCPNLKRFVRCKTDIGTKPSSISMEELPCFPYLSDLKIGSCANLTYMPLFPGIKKLELRDGGIKSLMEVLKMTTTSASQSTFSSFSTLAQLEHLLIYDLENYPFDELLQYLHSLQKLEFYDCHCKSLSSDEEDDGMAWQSLKVLHSIEFRDMHNLVSLPKELQYVTTLQQLHISGCDRLTSIPEWMGDLVALQDLSIVYCPELSERCKNNTTEDWPKICHIPNISIDHQSIQRNGCYLL, from the coding sequence ATGGCAGAATTAATCCTTTCTGATATCGCTGTTGGACTCATTTCGAAGCTGGGTTCTTTGGTACTGAACGAGATAGGGCTGTGGTGGGGTCTGAAAGATGAGCTTCACAAACTCGAGAGAACTGTTTCCACAATCGAATCTGTTCTTCTTGATGCTGAGGAGAAGTCCATGGAGAATCGTCAAGTCAAAAATTGGCTTGGAATGCTGAGTGAAGCCATGTATGATGCCGATGACTTGCTTGATGAGTTTTCAACAGAGGCCTTGCGTCAACAAGTTATGGGTGGTTCTAAAACAACAAAAAAGGTGCGTCTTTTCTTTTCAGGTTCCAACCAGTTCGCTTTTGGTATCAAAATGGGTCATAAGATTAAGGCCCTTAGAGAGAGATTAGATGGAATTGCTGCTGAAAAGAATAAATTTCATTTAGAGGAGAGGGTTTTTGTAGTTAAGGGCAGGGACCAAACTCACTCCTCTCCACCTGAAGTTGTTATTGGTAGACAGGTTGAAAAGGAGGCAATTGTAGAGCTTTTACTCTCTTCTGATTATCAAGAGAACGTGTCTGTTGTTCCCATTGTTGGTATTGGAGGCTTGGGAAAGACTACGCTTGCTCAACTGGTATATAATGATGACAATGTCAAAAACCATTTTGAGCTGAGGATGTGGGTCTGTGTGTCTCATGATTTTGATGTGCAGTTACTGGTGAAAAAAATTTTAGAATCTGCAACTGGAGAGGTACCTCAAAACACCCAGATGGATCCATTAAAAGATCTCCTCCATGAAAAGATAAATGGGAGAAAGTATCTGCTTGTGTTGGATGATGTGTGGAATGAGAATTCAGATGAGTGGTCGAGGTTAAAAGACTTGTTAGCAGGTGGTGCAAGAGGAAGTAAGATTGTAATCACTACACGAGCCAGATCGGTTGCAGAGATGAGTCAGCCAATCGATATACATGAATTAAGAGGTCTATCTGAAGATGAGGCCTGGTCGTTGTTCAAACAGATGGCATTCAAGCATGGGCAAGTGTCGAATCCGAGCCTTGAAGCTATTGGAAGGGAAATTGTAGCCAAGTGTTGTGGAGTTCCTTTAGCCATAAGAGCAATAGGAGGTATGATGTTCTCTAAAGATTCGGAGCCTGAATGGCTAAGGTTCAAAACTAAAGAACTCTCCAAGATAGCTGTGTACGAGAATGATATTTTACCAATTCTTAAGTTGAGCTACAACCATCTTTCTTCCCATTGTAAGAATTGCTTTGCTTATTGTAGCTTGTATCCTGAAGACTATAAAATTCCCGTAGAAGATCTGATACAACAATGGAAGGCACAAGGGTATATCAAGTCAACAGATCCAAACGAGTCTCTTCAAGATGTAGGCTTTGAATGTTTCATGGATCTTTTTCGGTTGTCGTTCTTTCAAGATGTTAAAAGGGATGGTTTTGGTAACATTAAATATTGCAAAATGCATGATTTAATGCATGATTTGGCCGTTTCAGTTGCTGGGGACAATTTCTCTGCATCAGATTATGGAATAACAAGTATTAAAGACAAAGCTCGACATATGTCATTTCAGGTTGATTCAAACTCTATTTTGCAAGGTTTTTCTCCATTGTGGAAGGCAAAAAAGTTAAGAACGGTATTACCGTTGAAGAAATTTCCcatcgaagaagaagaactcgATGCCATGTTTTGTAATTTGAGATGTTTTAGGGTGCTTAAAATATCTCTCTCCGAAATTATTAAACTGCCAAGTTCCATTTATAAATTGAAGCATCTAAGATATCTTGATCTTACCTGCTGTTTCAATATTGAGAAACTTCCATATTCAGTCACCGATTTACAGAACTTACAAGTGTTGAAATTAAGTTGGTGTACTAGTCTCAAGAAACTGCCGGATAATATCACAAAGTTGGTCAATCTTACAGATCTTGATAATTACAAGTGTCATGGGTTAACTCATATGCCGCGGGGTATTGGGCAACTGACACGACTTGAGAAATTACCTAAATTTGTAATAGCCAAGGATAATTCTATCTCCAAGCATCACGGTGGGCTTGATGAATTACATGCATTGAACAACTTGAGAGGTTCATTGGAAATCGAGTATTTGAAAGAcgtgaaaaatgttgcatttgaaTTTAAGGAAGCTAATTTGAATGCGAAGGAACACCTTCAAGAATTGACATTAAACTGGAACAACAATAATGACAACAATTGCAGTGCGAATGATGTTGCTAATGATGAAATGGGATTGGAAGCTCTACGCCCACaccaaaatttgaaaagattgtCTTTGTCGGGTTATAGAGGAGTGAAGCCTCCAAGCTGGCTACCATCTATCACTAATTTGGTGTCCATTTATATTAGGCGTTGCAGAAGCATACAGTGGCTCCCACCATTTGATCAGCTCCCTTATCTTAAAAGTTTACGGATTGATGGTTCAACTAACCTGGAGCATATAGATGTTGCTGTCAATTTTGAAAACGGAGGATCTTCGTCGTTCTTTCCTTCCCTAACAGATCTTACTCTTGAAGACTGCCCCAATCTGAAGAGATTTGTGAGATGCAAGACTGATATTGGAACGAAACCATCATCGATATCAATGGAAGAGCTGCCCTGCTTTCCTTATCTTTCTGATTTGAAAATTGGAAGTTGTGCTAACTTGACTTACATGCCACTTTTTCCGGGGATTAAAAAATTGGAATTGAGGGACGGTGGAATAAAATCCCTGATGGAAGTACTGAAGATGACGACAACTTCGGCATCACAATCcaccttttcatctttctctaCTCTCGCTCAATTGGAGCATCTTTTAATCTATGATCTGGAAAATTATCCATTTGATGAGTTGCTACAGTACCTTCATTCTCTTCAAAAGCTTGAGTTTTATGATTGCCATTGCAAAAGTCTGTCTAGTGATGAGGAGGATGATGGCATGGCGTGGCAAAGCCTTAAAGTCCTCCATTCCATTGAATTTAGAGACATGCATAACTTGGTTTCTCTACCAAAGGAGCTTCAATACGTTACCACTCTGCAACAGCTGCATATATCTGGGTGTGATCGTTTGACCTCTATACCAGAGTGGATGGGCGACCTCGTTGCATTACAAGATTTGTCTATCGTTTATTGTCCCGAACTATCAGAAAGATGTAAGAACAACACAACTGAGGATTGGCCTAAGATTTGTCACATTCCAAATATTTCCATTGACCATCAAAGTATTCAGAGGAATGGCTGCTATCTGCTCTGA
- the LOC136227145 gene encoding calmodulin-like protein 30 produces MVDKLLRNQAIFSLYWSLNSDQRFILFYISVRREWINVLCICCENCCENKDIVAEMSNLSFLEFQYKLSRNRLLRKPSRLFSSRDRKNSASSSPTFQPNLSEMRQVFNKFDTNRDGKISQQEYRATLRALGQDKTVGDVPKIFQVVDLDGDGFIDFKEFVEAQKKGGIKTADIQSAFCAFDVNGDGKITAEELMDVLRRLGERCSLEDCRRMVRGVDSDGDGMVDMDEFVTMMTKTMLLG; encoded by the coding sequence ATGGTTGACAAGTTGCTCCGGAATCAAGCTATCTTTTCGCTTTATTGGTCTTTAAATTCAGACCAACGTTTCATACTTTTTTATATATCTGTTCGTCGAGAATGGATAAACGTTTTGTGTATTTGCTGTGAAAACTGCTGTGAAAACAAAGACATCGTTGCAGAAATGTCGAACCTTAGTTTTCTAGAGTTCCAATACAAGCTTTCTCGAAACAGGCTTCTGCGAAAGCCATCCCGATTATTCTCATCCCGTGACAGGAAAAACTCCGCCTCATCCTCGCCTACTTTCCAGCCGAATTTGAGTGAGATGAGGCAAGTTTTCAACAAGTTTGACACCAACAGAGATGGGAAAATTTCCCAGCAGGAGTACCGGGCTACACTTAGAGCTCTCGGACAGGATAAGACGGTAGGAGATGTACCGAAGATTTTCCAGGTGGTTGATTTAGACGGAGATGGATTTATCGATTTCAAGGAGTTCGTTGAAGCTCAGAAGAAAGGGGGCATTAAAACAGCTGATATTCAGAGTGCTTTCTGCGCTTTCGATGTGAATGGAGACGGGAAGATAACTGCCGAGGAACTTATGGACGTACTCAGACGACTTGGGGAGCGATGTAGCTTGGAAGATTGCCGGAGAATGGTCCGGGGAGTTGATTCCGATGGGGATGGTATGGTTGATATGGATGAGTTTGTAACTATGATGACTAAAACTATGTTGCTTGGTTAG